One Avibacterium avium genomic window carries:
- a CDS encoding McrB family protein, with the protein MNEIIYSREELTDKSDEELLAILASSWGLEDNKFEIYAELPPLKDAGFAFLRNPRLIKTGERLYYPLKGEVEHPCSFFIGPKDISTIGSKKGIRFIRCQLDISPKAERIKHNNPFELNVKPGTAEPLSELPKTLSYDMISHASSEDDVQVLISKAIYDFYFKQAKEIIDKKLLIETDKVNQKLSIIEEKVQENIRHRENIMGEINHLQSQKSALEANNQKLQQDELFKQQAIDNLIKRYNQVEIDMNNKIKRLKSYIEDKATFLRTFEFIDEEDLDSYVKETQSRLQPVNGISFVSELNGDYQQAVRYIQAHLVRNNILYPRHIIENYLTLLRTKDLIILAGDSGSGKTNLVKSFAKAVGGKAIIVPVKPNWTSSEDLLGYYNPLEKKYLSTPFLEALLEAKQNPDIPYFICLDEMNLARVEYYFADFLSLLETRDDEPEIVLYTTDESSHVLSELKAVVDIIQSAKEKYNQDGVINFIELLKDEQLNSQLRLSFGFSDKDSLIKYHSEIRRMLSAVMSMPSTIKMPANVHIIGAINIDETTHYLSPKILDRAHIMRFESPLLSDWDSILQEVEDYPFENVLEPLIFDIEALGKRTNYPNFDRANPFCKLFTELNKEFFHKLGIEFGMRTIRQGLNYVSLFKDVNADYNLAINNFLLHKVWPKFTFDGNKSSGTQTKLELIESVFIERIKQYLPSYEDYDEVFSAVYSLENLVRNAKANDGIVNFWS; encoded by the coding sequence ATGAATGAGATTATTTATAGTAGAGAAGAATTAACTGATAAGTCTGATGAAGAGCTTTTAGCTATCTTAGCTAGTTCTTGGGGGCTTGAAGATAATAAATTTGAGATTTATGCTGAATTGCCCCCTTTAAAAGATGCGGGCTTTGCCTTTTTACGAAATCCCAGACTAATTAAAACAGGAGAAAGACTTTATTATCCTCTAAAAGGAGAAGTAGAACATCCATGTAGTTTTTTTATTGGTCCAAAAGATATTTCTACTATTGGGTCAAAAAAAGGAATAAGATTTATTCGTTGTCAATTGGATATATCTCCAAAAGCTGAACGTATTAAGCATAATAATCCTTTTGAATTGAATGTTAAACCGGGTACTGCGGAGCCACTCTCTGAGTTACCAAAGACCCTTTCTTATGATATGATTTCCCATGCATCTTCAGAAGACGATGTTCAAGTATTAATTTCAAAGGCTATTTACGATTTTTATTTTAAACAAGCAAAGGAAATCATAGATAAAAAATTATTGATAGAAACTGATAAAGTTAACCAGAAATTATCAATAATTGAAGAAAAAGTACAAGAGAATATACGTCATAGAGAAAACATTATGGGGGAAATTAATCATCTACAGAGTCAAAAATCTGCTTTAGAAGCTAATAATCAAAAGTTACAACAAGATGAGTTATTTAAACAGCAAGCTATTGATAATCTTATTAAACGATATAATCAAGTGGAAATTGATATGAATAATAAAATTAAACGCCTTAAAAGCTATATAGAAGATAAAGCTACTTTTCTCAGGACTTTTGAGTTTATTGATGAAGAAGACTTGGATTCCTATGTAAAAGAAACTCAGTCAAGGTTGCAACCAGTAAATGGAATTTCTTTTGTATCTGAGTTGAATGGAGACTATCAGCAGGCAGTGCGTTATATTCAGGCTCATCTAGTTAGAAATAATATTTTATATCCTCGTCATATTATTGAAAATTATCTTACTTTATTGCGAACCAAAGATTTAATTATTTTGGCGGGTGATTCAGGTTCGGGAAAAACTAATCTTGTGAAGTCTTTTGCTAAAGCTGTAGGTGGTAAAGCGATAATTGTTCCTGTAAAACCAAATTGGACAAGCTCTGAAGATTTATTGGGTTATTATAACCCTTTAGAAAAGAAATACTTATCAACTCCTTTTTTAGAAGCTTTACTTGAAGCTAAACAAAACCCCGATATTCCTTATTTTATTTGTTTAGATGAAATGAATTTGGCTCGAGTGGAATATTATTTTGCAGATTTTTTATCATTATTAGAGACTCGTGATGACGAACCAGAGATTGTCTTATACACCACAGATGAATCTTCTCATGTCCTTTCTGAACTAAAAGCAGTTGTAGATATTATTCAATCAGCTAAAGAGAAATATAATCAAGATGGTGTTATTAATTTTATTGAATTGCTAAAAGACGAGCAACTAAATAGCCAATTACGATTATCTTTTGGATTTAGTGATAAAGATTCTCTCATCAAATACCACAGTGAAATCCGCCGTATGTTATCAGCAGTAATGAGTATGCCATCTACGATAAAAATGCCTGCTAATGTACATATTATCGGAGCTATTAATATTGACGAAACAACGCATTATTTGTCACCTAAAATTTTAGATCGAGCTCATATTATGAGATTTGAGTCCCCTTTGTTAAGTGATTGGGATAGTATTTTGCAAGAGGTTGAAGATTATCCATTTGAAAATGTTTTAGAACCACTGATTTTTGATATTGAAGCTCTAGGTAAAAGAACTAATTATCCAAATTTTGATCGAGCTAATCCATTTTGTAAATTATTCACAGAACTTAATAAAGAATTTTTTCATAAATTAGGTATTGAATTTGGTATGCGTACTATTCGGCAGGGGCTTAATTACGTATCATTATTTAAAGATGTTAATGCAGATTATAATCTGGCTATTAATAACTTTTTATTACATAAGGTTTGGCCTAAATTTACTTTTGACGGTAATAAATCTTCAGGCACGCAAACAAAACTTGAATTAATTGAAAGTGTTTTTATTGAACGTATCAAGCAATACTTACCTTCTTATGAAGATTATGACGAGGTCTTTTCTGCAGTGTATTCTCTTGAGAATTTGGTACGTAATGCGAAAGCGAATGATGGTATTGTTAATTTTTGGTCCTGA
- the nusA gene encoding transcription termination factor NusA has product MSKEILLAAEAVSNEKLLPREKIFEALESAIALSTKKKYEQEIDVRVVIDPKTGEFDTFRRWLVVDEVTNPTKEITLEAAQFEDPNVQVGDYVEDQIESVAFDRITMQTARQVISSKIREAERNKIVEQFRSNEGEIVTGTVKKVNRENIILDLGQQAEAVILREDMLPRENFRPGDRVRGVLYRVSPESKGAQLFVTRAKPEMIIELFRIEVPEIGEELIEIKGAARDPGSRAKIAVKSNDKRIDPVGACVGMRGARVQAITNELGGERVDIVLWDDNPAQFVINAMAPADVTSIVVDEDNHSMDIAVEAENLPQAIGRNGQNVRLAKQLTGWALNVMTTEELNEKHQAEDNKVLKLFMNALEIDEEFAQILVEEGFTNLEELAYVPVSELTAIDGLEDEDLVEELQTRAKDALTAAALAEEEALKQAHIEDKLLNLEGMNRHLAFKLAEKQITTLEELAEQGVDDLADIEELSAEQAADLIMAARNICWFSEE; this is encoded by the coding sequence ATGAGTAAAGAGATTTTATTGGCGGCAGAAGCCGTATCAAATGAAAAATTATTACCACGCGAAAAGATTTTTGAAGCACTAGAAAGTGCCATTGCCCTTTCTACTAAAAAGAAATACGAGCAAGAAATTGATGTGCGTGTGGTGATCGATCCAAAAACTGGTGAATTTGACACTTTCCGCCGTTGGTTAGTGGTGGACGAAGTGACTAACCCAACAAAAGAAATCACCCTTGAAGCGGCACAATTTGAAGATCCAAATGTGCAAGTGGGCGATTATGTGGAAGATCAAATCGAATCGGTGGCCTTTGACCGTATTACAATGCAAACCGCACGCCAAGTGATCAGCAGCAAAATCCGTGAAGCGGAGCGTAATAAAATCGTTGAGCAATTCCGCTCTAATGAGGGCGAAATTGTTACGGGAACGGTGAAAAAAGTAAACCGTGAAAATATTATTTTAGATTTAGGTCAGCAAGCGGAAGCGGTGATTTTGCGTGAAGATATGTTACCGCGCGAGAATTTCCGCCCTGGTGATCGTGTGCGTGGCGTGTTATATCGCGTTAGCCCAGAAAGCAAAGGCGCACAGCTTTTTGTTACCCGTGCAAAACCTGAAATGATCATTGAGCTTTTCCGTATTGAAGTGCCAGAAATTGGTGAAGAGCTAATTGAAATTAAAGGTGCAGCGCGTGACCCAGGTTCGCGTGCCAAAATTGCTGTGAAAAGCAATGATAAACGTATTGATCCAGTGGGTGCTTGCGTGGGTATGCGTGGCGCGCGTGTGCAAGCCATCACCAATGAATTAGGTGGTGAGCGTGTGGACATCGTATTGTGGGACGACAATCCTGCACAATTTGTGATTAACGCAATGGCACCAGCCGATGTAACGTCTATCGTGGTTGATGAAGATAACCATTCTATGGATATTGCCGTTGAAGCAGAAAACTTACCACAAGCCATCGGACGCAATGGTCAAAACGTACGTTTAGCCAAACAGCTTACAGGTTGGGCGTTAAATGTAATGACCACAGAAGAGCTAAATGAAAAACATCAAGCTGAAGATAACAAAGTGTTGAAACTCTTTATGAACGCCTTAGAAATTGACGAAGAATTCGCGCAAATTCTGGTTGAAGAGGGCTTCACTAATTTAGAAGAATTAGCTTATGTGCCAGTGAGCGAATTAACCGCGATTGATGGTTTAGAAGATGAAGATTTAGTGGAAGAGTTGCAAACCCGCGCGAAAGATGCACTAACAGCCGCCGCATTAGCGGAAGAAGAAGCGTTAAAACAAGCGCATATTGAAGACAAGCTACTCAATCTTGAAGGAATGAACCGTCATCTTGCGTTCAAACTTGCAGAAAAACAAATCACCACCTTAGAAGAATTAGCGGAGCAAGGTGTTGATGATTTAGCCGATATTGAAGAATTAAGCGCTGAGCAGGCAGCGGATTTAATTATGGCAGCACGCAACATTTGTTGGTTCAGCGAAGAATAA
- a CDS encoding antitoxin VbhA family protein: MHNLKEQQIRQQALQFAIDNNRLEGLYLSQEMLHYFQRWVMGEITISELKVKTNEIS; encoded by the coding sequence ATGCATAATTTAAAAGAGCAACAAATTAGACAACAAGCCCTACAGTTTGCAATTGATAATAATCGCCTTGAAGGACTATATCTTAGCCAAGAGATGCTACATTATTTTCAAAGATGGGTAATGGGTGAAATAACTATCTCAGAATTAAAAGTAAAAACGAATGAAATATCATAG
- a CDS encoding gluconate 5-dehydrogenase — MSNILDQFSLKGKIALVTGASYGIGFAIASALSQAGAKIVFNDVNEENLKKGLAAYKEAGIDAHGYLFDVTDENAVKEHVAKIENEVGVIDILVNNAGIIQRIPMLETTAADYRKIIDIDLTGPFIMSKAVLPSMIKKGHGKIINICSMMSELGRETVVGYASAKGGLKMLTKNICSEFGEANIQCNGIGPGYIATPQTAPLRERQPDGSRHPFDQFIIAKTPAARWGTPEDLAGAAVFLSSDASNFINGHILYVDGGILAYIGKQP; from the coding sequence ATGTCAAACATTTTAGATCAATTCTCATTAAAAGGTAAAATCGCCTTAGTAACAGGCGCATCATACGGTATCGGCTTTGCCATCGCTTCCGCATTAAGCCAAGCAGGGGCAAAAATCGTATTCAACGATGTAAATGAAGAAAACTTGAAAAAAGGCCTTGCCGCTTATAAAGAAGCAGGCATTGATGCGCACGGTTATTTATTTGATGTAACAGATGAAAACGCAGTAAAAGAACACGTTGCGAAAATTGAAAACGAAGTGGGCGTGATTGACATTTTGGTAAACAACGCAGGTATCATTCAACGTATCCCTATGTTAGAAACCACCGCTGCAGACTATCGTAAAATTATCGACATCGATTTAACTGGCCCGTTCATTATGTCAAAAGCCGTATTACCTTCAATGATCAAAAAAGGACACGGTAAAATCATCAACATCTGCTCAATGATGAGTGAATTAGGTCGTGAAACTGTGGTTGGTTACGCTTCTGCAAAAGGTGGCTTAAAAATGCTAACCAAAAACATCTGTTCCGAATTTGGTGAAGCGAACATTCAATGTAATGGTATCGGCCCAGGTTACATCGCTACCCCGCAAACCGCACCATTACGCGAAAGACAACCAGACGGCTCACGCCACCCATTCGATCAATTCATCATCGCCAAAACCCCTGCCGCTCGCTGGGGAACCCCAGAAGATCTCGCAGGCGCTGCAGTGTTCTTATCTTCTGACGCCTCAAACTTCATCAACGGTCATATTCTATACGTTGATGGCGGTATCTTGGCGTATATTGGTAAACAGCCGTAA
- the ribA gene encoding GTP cyclohydrolase II codes for MTKIQRVTEANLPTEFGLFRIVGFEFPDTKKEHVALVMGDISNPDEPVLARIHSECLTGDALHSLKCDCGFQLATALRQISEEGRGVLIYHREEGRGIGLINKIRAYSLQDQGMDTIEANLALGFAADERNFEVCADIFDLLGVKQVRLLTNNPNKIDTMKKAGINVVERVPLNVGENRYNTEYLDTKAKKMGHFIVHNNQKHLMTCPHCQEEVPNRE; via the coding sequence ATGACAAAAATTCAACGGGTTACGGAAGCCAATTTACCGACCGAATTTGGTTTATTCCGCATTGTGGGCTTTGAGTTTCCCGACACTAAAAAAGAACACGTTGCCTTAGTAATGGGCGACATTTCAAATCCAGATGAGCCTGTTTTAGCCCGCATTCATTCGGAATGTTTAACAGGCGATGCGTTGCATAGCCTGAAATGCGATTGCGGTTTTCAGCTTGCCACAGCACTACGTCAAATTAGCGAAGAAGGTCGTGGCGTGCTGATTTATCACCGCGAAGAGGGGCGTGGCATTGGCTTAATTAACAAGATCCGTGCTTATTCTTTACAAGATCAAGGAATGGATACCATTGAAGCCAACCTTGCTTTGGGCTTTGCCGCAGATGAGCGTAATTTTGAAGTTTGCGCGGATATTTTTGATCTACTCGGTGTGAAACAAGTTCGCCTGCTCACCAACAACCCAAACAAAATCGATACAATGAAAAAAGCGGGGATCAACGTGGTAGAACGTGTTCCGTTAAACGTGGGCGAAAACCGTTACAACACGGAATATTTAGACACCAAAGCAAAAAAAATGGGCCATTTCATCGTGCATAACAATCAAAAACACTTGATGACTTGCCCACATTGTCAGGAAGAAGTGCCGAATAGGGAATAA
- a CDS encoding phosphotransferase — translation MMSAQNSEFQEKVQALLKQHKGERIVSFDYDNQRYWLKQPEQLKGVWRLLKPQPQKAFQNELKTLQFLAEKNAPVPQLMAFGEDFLVLKDAGKTISYWVDKPDLSSDEKLAILADGAKALTDLHKKGLVHGRPALRDMAWHDGKVQFIDFESRSNHAKLNWQKVRDSLIFIHSLGRSDCISDEQMRLTVEKYQQYCEPEIWQQTQSFIAKNRWLYYLLLPFKPIARMDLIAIYRLFENTPNK, via the coding sequence TTGATGTCGGCACAAAATAGTGAATTTCAAGAAAAGGTGCAAGCCTTGCTTAAACAGCACAAAGGCGAGCGAATTGTGAGCTTTGATTATGACAATCAGCGCTATTGGCTCAAACAACCTGAACAACTCAAAGGCGTGTGGCGTTTACTCAAACCGCAACCGCAGAAGGCCTTTCAAAATGAATTGAAAACCTTACAATTTTTAGCCGAAAAAAATGCCCCTGTGCCACAATTAATGGCATTTGGCGAAGATTTTTTAGTGCTAAAAGATGCAGGTAAAACCATCAGTTATTGGGTGGATAAGCCTGATCTCAGTTCTGATGAAAAATTGGCAATTTTAGCGGACGGCGCAAAGGCCTTAACGGATCTGCATAAAAAAGGCTTAGTTCACGGCCGCCCAGCGCTACGTGATATGGCGTGGCACGATGGCAAGGTGCAATTTATTGATTTTGAATCCCGTTCTAATCACGCCAAGCTAAATTGGCAAAAGGTACGGGATAGCTTGATTTTTATTCATAGTCTTGGGCGTTCCGATTGCATTTCTGATGAGCAAATGCGTTTAACGGTAGAAAAATATCAGCAATATTGTGAGCCAGAAATTTGGCAACAAACACAATCCTTTATTGCTAAAAACCGTTGGTTATATTATTTATTATTGCCTTTCAAACCCATTGCAAGAATGGATTTAATCGCCATTTATCGCTTGTTTGAAAACACGCCAAACAAATAA
- a CDS encoding alanine/glycine:cation symporter family protein, translating into MIEQIINNVEQALTWFVETFDGPLWDITVITLLGVGIFFTLTTGLVQLRLFPQSLREMWFGRASTGDSLTPFQAFATGLASRVGVGNIGGVATAIAIGGEGAVFWMWVTALIGMSSAVAESSLAQLYKLKDKDGVSRGGPAYYIVQGLKSRWLAACFAIALIFTFGFAFNAVQSNAIVEATGNAWKWNPSYVGMGLVILTALIIFGGVKRIGKVSAKVVPTMALFYLIMAAIIMGMNIEMIPTVISNIIHSAFSFDAMAGGMFGAIFSKAMLMGIKRGLFSNEAGMGSAPNAAASADVKHPVSQGLIQMLGVFVDTIIVCSCTAIIILLSDNYGGETLKSISLTQNALQYHVGEFGLHFLAFILLLFAFSSIIGNYAYAESNIRFLKNRPVVVFIFRLVVLFFVYFGAVNSGNVVWNFADTVMAVMALINLVSIVLLSPIVWTLLKDYQRQIKAGIREPEFKIEEHPELLKRGVNPDVWK; encoded by the coding sequence ATGATTGAGCAAATTATCAACAATGTGGAGCAGGCCCTAACGTGGTTTGTGGAAACATTTGATGGCCCACTTTGGGATATTACTGTCATCACCTTATTAGGCGTGGGTATTTTCTTTACGCTCACCACAGGATTAGTGCAGTTACGCTTATTTCCACAAAGTTTGCGTGAGATGTGGTTTGGGCGTGCCTCTACGGGGGATTCTTTAACGCCATTCCAAGCCTTTGCGACAGGCTTAGCCAGCCGTGTGGGCGTGGGCAATATTGGTGGGGTAGCCACAGCGATTGCCATTGGTGGTGAAGGCGCGGTGTTCTGGATGTGGGTTACGGCGTTGATCGGAATGTCCAGTGCGGTAGCGGAATCTTCGCTTGCTCAATTATATAAATTAAAAGATAAAGATGGCGTGAGCCGTGGTGGCCCCGCTTATTATATTGTGCAAGGCTTAAAATCTCGCTGGTTGGCGGCCTGCTTTGCTATTGCGTTAATCTTTACCTTTGGTTTTGCTTTCAATGCGGTGCAATCCAATGCGATTGTTGAGGCAACAGGCAATGCGTGGAAATGGAATCCAAGTTATGTGGGAATGGGGTTGGTGATTTTAACCGCCTTGATTATTTTCGGTGGCGTGAAGCGTATTGGTAAAGTTTCCGCTAAAGTTGTGCCAACAATGGCGTTGTTTTATTTAATTATGGCAGCGATCATTATGGGAATGAACATTGAAATGATTCCAACCGTCATCAGCAATATTATCCATAGCGCGTTCTCTTTTGACGCAATGGCTGGCGGTATGTTCGGGGCGATTTTCTCTAAAGCAATGCTAATGGGGATTAAGCGTGGTTTATTCTCGAATGAAGCGGGTATGGGTTCTGCGCCAAATGCTGCGGCTTCAGCAGATGTTAAGCACCCAGTAAGCCAAGGTTTAATCCAAATGCTTGGCGTGTTTGTGGATACCATTATTGTGTGTTCTTGTACGGCTATCATCATTTTGCTATCAGACAACTACGGCGGCGAAACGCTGAAAAGCATTTCCCTGACGCAAAATGCGCTACAATACCACGTTGGTGAGTTTGGCTTGCATTTCCTTGCGTTCATCTTATTGTTATTTGCATTTTCTTCTATCATTGGTAACTATGCCTACGCAGAAAGCAATATCCGCTTCTTGAAAAATCGCCCTGTGGTGGTGTTTATTTTCCGCTTAGTGGTGCTGTTTTTCGTGTACTTCGGCGCGGTAAATTCAGGCAATGTGGTGTGGAACTTTGCTGATACCGTAATGGCGGTGATGGCGCTAATTAACTTGGTGTCTATTGTATTACTTTCACCGATTGTGTGGACGTTATTAAAAGATTATCAACGCCAAATTAAAGCTGGTATTCGTGAGCCAGAATTTAAAATTGAAGAACATCCAGAGCTACTTAAGCGTGGCGTGAATCCTGATGTTTGGAAATAA
- the nagK gene encoding N-acetylglucosamine kinase, with product MLYGFDIGGTKIELAVFDEKLEKHYSERVDTPKESYEQWLDTIVSLVKKADEKFGEKGTVGLGLPGFVNHETGLAEITNIRVADNKPILQDLSQRLDREVRAENDANCFALSEAWAEENQQYPSVLGLILGTGFGGGLVIDGKIYSGQIGMAGELGHMQLNYHALKLLGWDKAPIYPCGCGNQACLDTYLSGRGFEMLYRDLKGESLSAKEIIQRFYAKEQSAVEFVEMFVELAAISIGNIITALDPHLIVLGGGLSNFDYLYEALPKALPKHLMRSAKVPVIKKAKYGDSGGVRGAAALFLSY from the coding sequence ATGTTATACGGATTTGATATTGGCGGCACAAAAATTGAGCTTGCTGTTTTCGATGAAAAATTAGAAAAGCACTATTCCGAACGGGTGGATACGCCAAAAGAAAGCTATGAACAATGGCTAGACACCATTGTGAGTTTGGTGAAAAAAGCCGATGAAAAATTTGGCGAAAAAGGCACAGTAGGGCTAGGCTTACCGGGTTTTGTGAATCACGAAACAGGTTTGGCGGAAATCACCAATATTCGCGTAGCAGACAACAAACCTATTTTACAAGATTTAAGCCAGCGTTTAGATCGCGAAGTGCGGGCAGAAAATGACGCAAATTGTTTTGCCTTATCAGAGGCTTGGGCAGAAGAAAATCAGCAATATCCAAGCGTGTTAGGCTTAATCCTTGGCACAGGTTTTGGTGGTGGGTTAGTGATTGACGGCAAAATCTACTCAGGACAAATCGGAATGGCGGGCGAGCTGGGGCATATGCAGCTGAATTACCACGCCTTAAAACTGCTCGGCTGGGATAAAGCGCCAATTTACCCTTGCGGCTGCGGCAATCAAGCCTGCTTAGACACCTATCTTTCAGGCCGCGGCTTTGAAATGCTATACCGCGATCTCAAAGGGGAAAGCCTATCAGCCAAAGAAATTATCCAGCGTTTTTACGCCAAAGAACAAAGTGCGGTGGAATTTGTGGAAATGTTTGTGGAACTCGCCGCTATTTCTATCGGCAACATCATAACAGCCCTTGACCCGCATTTAATCGTACTCGGCGGCGGTTTATCCAACTTTGATTATCTCTACGAAGCACTACCAAAAGCCCTGCCTAAACACCTAATGCGCAGTGCCAAAGTGCCTGTGATCAAAAAAGCCAAATATGGCGATTCGGGCGGCGTACGCGGTGCAGCAGCGTTGTTTCTTTCGTACTAG
- the rimP gene encoding ribosome maturation factor RimP translates to MATLEEKLSDLLKGSIEDLGCELWGIECQRAGRFLTVRIYIDKEGGVSVDDCADVSRQVSAILDVEDPIADKYNLEVSSPGVDRPLFTLEQYQRYIGEEIVVHLRIPVLERRKWQGKLEKIENDMITLLVDGQPQVLVFGNIQKANVVAKF, encoded by the coding sequence TTGGCAACTTTAGAAGAGAAATTATCAGATTTATTAAAAGGTTCTATCGAAGATTTAGGCTGCGAACTTTGGGGTATTGAATGTCAGCGCGCAGGCCGTTTTTTAACCGTGCGTATTTATATTGATAAAGAAGGTGGCGTGAGTGTTGATGACTGTGCAGATGTAAGCCGTCAAGTTAGCGCCATTTTAGATGTGGAAGATCCGATTGCGGATAAATATAACCTTGAAGTGTCCTCACCGGGCGTAGATCGTCCATTATTTACCCTTGAACAATATCAACGCTATATTGGCGAAGAAATTGTGGTGCATTTGCGTATTCCTGTGTTGGAACGCCGTAAATGGCAAGGTAAATTGGAAAAAATTGAAAATGATATGATCACCTTGCTCGTAGATGGGCAACCGCAAGTATTGGTATTTGGCAACATTCAAAAAGCCAATGTGGTAGCAAAATTTTAA
- a CDS encoding phosphatase PAP2 family protein, protein MLKRLSLYTLLLCCVPFFAWLINWHWQGDTNYTQIDTLLYLITETGSSPYAILTCAFFALVYFFAIRNKKQALAVIAVMALSVGVTQGVKSALKTVFAEPRPFIVQLAEKSSISPEYFYDQPRDVREQIVLDYYADKPVDAHLVHHRSKETGYSFPSGHSIFAATWLMLAVGFGQLLGRNNKGMKYLTAGIAVWAVLMLVSRLRLGMHYPIDLLVSVLLAWVFHCGLFDWIKNKPIFNRTLQDRVQ, encoded by the coding sequence ATGTTAAAACGCCTTTCATTATATACCTTATTGCTTTGTTGTGTGCCTTTTTTTGCGTGGTTAATTAACTGGCATTGGCAAGGGGATACAAATTATACACAAATTGATACGTTGCTTTATCTTATTACCGAAACAGGCAGTTCACCTTATGCCATACTGACCTGTGCTTTTTTTGCATTGGTATATTTTTTCGCTATTCGGAATAAAAAACAAGCCCTTGCGGTGATTGCGGTAATGGCGCTTTCTGTGGGCGTTACCCAAGGTGTGAAATCGGCGCTCAAAACAGTGTTTGCTGAACCTCGTCCTTTTATTGTGCAATTGGCGGAAAAATCAAGCATTAGCCCTGAGTATTTTTACGATCAACCTCGCGATGTACGCGAACAAATCGTGTTGGATTATTATGCAGATAAACCAGTTGATGCCCATTTGGTACATCATCGTAGCAAAGAAACAGGCTATTCTTTTCCGTCTGGTCATAGCATTTTTGCTGCCACTTGGTTAATGCTTGCGGTAGGATTTGGGCAGCTTTTGGGGCGTAACAATAAAGGAATGAAATATCTCACCGCAGGCATTGCCGTTTGGGCGGTGTTAATGCTCGTTAGCCGTTTGCGTTTAGGAATGCATTACCCGATTGATTTATTGGTTTCCGTGTTGCTGGCGTGGGTGTTTCATTGTGGATTATTCGATTGGATCAAAAACAAACCGATTTTCAACCGCACTTTGCAAGATAGAGTGCAATAA
- a CDS encoding Fic/DOC family protein, giving the protein MKYHSSDPMLNKNGVLINKLNIETQDELDKKEAQITAIQTAILLITPVKGQFDIAHLKAIHKHLFNEIYSWAGEIRSIDISKGDTMFATSSRIIPELEKLFNELKNEQFLKNTLPEKIPARLAYYLGEINAIHPFREGNGRTQRLFIHQLAQTLGFYLNLEKVSADEMIQASILSHKCDYSALENIIKKGLTPIPK; this is encoded by the coding sequence ATGAAATATCATAGCTCTGATCCTATGCTAAATAAAAATGGGGTACTAATTAATAAGCTGAACATCGAAACGCAAGATGAACTAGATAAAAAAGAAGCTCAAATCACTGCTATTCAAACAGCTATATTGTTAATTACACCAGTGAAAGGGCAATTTGATATCGCTCACCTAAAAGCTATCCATAAACATTTGTTTAATGAGATCTATTCTTGGGCTGGCGAAATTAGAAGTATTGATATCTCTAAAGGAGATACAATGTTTGCAACCAGCTCAAGAATTATCCCTGAGCTAGAAAAATTGTTTAATGAGCTAAAAAATGAGCAATTTTTGAAAAATACGCTTCCAGAAAAAATCCCTGCAAGATTAGCTTACTATTTAGGCGAAATTAATGCGATACACCCTTTTCGTGAAGGCAATGGTCGTACTCAACGATTATTCATTCACCAATTAGCTCAAACCTTAGGTTTTTATTTAAATCTTGAGAAAGTAAGTGCAGATGAAATGATTCAAGCATCTATTTTATCGCATAAATGTGATTACAGTGCCTTAGAAAATATTATCAAAAAAGGATTAACCCCAATTCCTAAATGA